In Nostoc sp. CENA543, a single genomic region encodes these proteins:
- a CDS encoding tetratricopeptide repeat protein codes for MSDSLPLRDRYLALIDEIVQLTLQGKISSVEMVYQMLQKNILAGTGEIFELGLSDRLNTIQTQVDRETDELKQAKANRSLRAIKTIQTQWQRYREQNKATEAIASASQQITTAATDERLTVFLRLIDPNLKEPLNTAQLQQLSKSLQQFAQFSEDIAQISQGITRGLTAWQRLQEHLVSWMYEQNQALGFGGVPGETGPWATWAKKVNSELPQTLLRTLAVEQSAIPFAQQHSTISLSDWVEIALILQYLQRGLVSWFDQQPYNIQAGSKLSISTFLTFAVIWSQLASGFQSQTLYSNGASQIMLQILRTFAQRPYFPLYGGIFASFSGSYLRDALDYLDEPLRKVAMTQEKARILTLLGYSQRALGQYQRSIKFHEQALEIARNAGDRPCEIANLNHLSRTYVQEQNYPEAINQSQRALMLSRQAGDRTGEANALVNLGYSEVMQAQQLEQAEPETYEMAINYLEQGLKLTEKLGDIQSKALCLSSLGIAYLVIQEPQNAIQYLEEGFKIAQISGDLYLQGRNLANLAEASYQLQNFETVIYTGCLGMYLLEQIASNEWRQPARLLIILQGQIGLENFQNLLQQHRPKIIPIIGVDGYDYIPKLLIKYQEDIDLTS; via the coding sequence GTGTCTGACTCATTGCCATTGCGCGATCGCTATCTTGCCCTGATTGATGAAATTGTCCAACTCACCCTCCAAGGAAAAATTAGCTCTGTGGAGATGGTGTATCAAATGCTGCAAAAAAATATCTTGGCAGGTACGGGAGAAATCTTTGAGTTAGGTTTGAGCGATCGCCTCAACACCATCCAAACTCAAGTAGATAGGGAAACAGATGAACTCAAACAAGCCAAGGCTAACCGGAGTTTAAGAGCAATTAAGACAATTCAAACGCAATGGCAAAGATATAGAGAACAAAATAAAGCTACGGAAGCGATCGCCTCTGCATCTCAACAAATTACTACAGCCGCCACGGATGAACGTCTAACTGTATTTTTACGTCTGATTGATCCCAACCTCAAAGAACCACTCAATACAGCTCAATTACAGCAACTATCCAAATCATTACAACAATTTGCCCAGTTTAGCGAAGATATAGCGCAGATATCCCAGGGAATTACCCGTGGGTTAACAGCTTGGCAAAGGTTACAAGAACATTTAGTTAGCTGGATGTATGAACAGAATCAAGCCCTTGGTTTTGGCGGTGTACCAGGAGAAACTGGCCCTTGGGCTACTTGGGCGAAAAAAGTGAATAGTGAGTTACCGCAAACATTATTACGCACCTTAGCAGTAGAACAATCTGCCATTCCCTTTGCTCAACAGCACAGCACTATTAGCTTAAGTGATTGGGTAGAAATAGCCTTAATTTTGCAGTATTTACAACGGGGTTTAGTAAGTTGGTTTGACCAACAACCATACAATATTCAAGCCGGTTCAAAATTATCGATTTCTACTTTTTTAACCTTTGCTGTCATTTGGAGTCAGTTAGCAAGTGGTTTCCAAAGCCAGACACTCTACAGTAATGGCGCATCACAAATCATGCTCCAAATTTTACGCACCTTTGCTCAACGTCCTTATTTTCCCCTATATGGTGGGATTTTCGCTTCCTTTTCTGGTAGCTATTTACGCGATGCTTTAGATTATTTAGACGAACCATTACGCAAAGTGGCGATGACTCAGGAAAAAGCGCGAATTTTGACACTTTTAGGGTATTCCCAGCGTGCTTTAGGTCAATACCAGCGTTCTATCAAGTTTCATGAGCAAGCCTTAGAAATTGCCAGGAATGCAGGCGATCGCCCCTGTGAAATCGCCAACCTCAATCACCTCAGCCGGACATACGTACAAGAGCAGAATTATCCTGAAGCCATTAATCAGAGCCAAAGAGCCTTAATGTTAAGTAGACAAGCAGGCGACAGAACAGGAGAAGCCAACGCCCTAGTTAACTTAGGTTACAGCGAAGTCATGCAAGCGCAACAACTGGAACAAGCCGAACCAGAAACCTATGAAATGGCAATTAACTATTTAGAACAAGGATTAAAATTAACAGAAAAATTAGGCGATATTCAAAGTAAAGCCCTATGTCTAAGTAGTTTAGGCATAGCATATTTAGTAATTCAAGAACCACAAAATGCCATTCAATATCTAGAAGAAGGCTTCAAAATAGCCCAAATTTCCGGCGATTTATATCTACAAGGTAGAAATTTAGCGAATCTAGCTGAAGCTAGTTACCAACTACAAAACTTTGAAACAGTCATTTACACAGGTTGTCTAGGAATGTATCTCCTAGAGCAAATAGCCTCAAATGAATGGCGACAACCAGCAAGGTTATTAATAATCTTACAAGGACAAATAGGACTAGAAAATTTTCAAAATTTACTACAACAACACCGCCCCAAAATCATACCCATCATCGGCGTAGACGGGTATGATTACATTCCTAAATTACTCATAAAATACCAAGAAGACATTGACCTAACATCTTAG
- the fetB gene encoding iron export ABC transporter permease subunit FetB — MQDLIKLDLVDLAIAVGLMVIAMGISAWERLGLELNLAIATGRTILQLAVLGYVLDFIFALGNPWAVLAALVVMLTITAIVARNRISQKIPGVLPLVWGAIFVSTLMTLVYTNFLIIQPDKWYEPRYIIPLAGIVLGNGMNAAAIAGERLVNSMNTFPNEIETHLSLGATPQQATNQYRKEAIRAALLPTINQMILVGMVAIPGITTGQLLAGITPLEAVSYEILIIFMVAFANLLTTVLITKGLCRQFFNSAAQLVR; from the coding sequence ATGCAAGATTTAATCAAGTTGGATTTGGTAGATTTAGCGATCGCTGTAGGATTGATGGTGATCGCTATGGGGATATCTGCCTGGGAAAGATTGGGATTAGAGTTAAATTTAGCGATCGCTACCGGTAGAACTATCCTACAGTTAGCTGTTTTGGGATACGTTTTAGACTTCATCTTTGCTTTGGGCAATCCTTGGGCTGTTTTAGCGGCTTTAGTTGTCATGCTGACGATTACGGCGATTGTCGCACGAAATCGGATCAGTCAAAAGATTCCTGGTGTATTGCCTTTGGTTTGGGGTGCGATTTTTGTGAGTACCCTGATGACACTGGTTTACACCAACTTCTTAATCATTCAACCAGATAAATGGTACGAACCGCGTTATATTATTCCCCTGGCGGGGATTGTTTTAGGAAATGGGATGAATGCAGCTGCGATCGCTGGGGAACGTTTGGTGAATAGTATGAACACCTTTCCCAACGAAATCGAAACCCATTTAAGTTTAGGTGCTACTCCCCAACAAGCTACCAACCAATACCGCAAAGAAGCCATCCGCGCCGCCTTACTACCGACAATCAACCAGATGATTTTAGTAGGGATGGTAGCAATCCCTGGAATCACCACCGGACAGTTATTAGCTGGGATTACACCCCTAGAGGCTGTATCTTACGAAATTTTGATTATTTTCATGGTGGCTTTCGCCAATTTACTCACCACAGTTTTGATTACTAAAGGATTATGTCGTCAGTTCTTTAATTCCGCCGCGCAGTTGGTGAGGTGA
- a CDS encoding DegT/DnrJ/EryC1/StrS aminotransferase family protein, producing MIQSINSVPAFDIKQQYTTLEAEVSAAVVEVLASGRYIGGPLVESFEQHFASYHDVSDCVACNSGTDALYLALRALGISAGDEVITTPFTFVATVEVIIAVGAKPVFVDIDATTFNLDVQQVAAAITPQTKAIIPVHLFGQPVDMTALMAIAQSHHIAVIEDCAQSTGAMWDGKKVGSIGNFGCFSFYPTKNLGACGDGGAVTTNDPELAAKVRIIKEHGQKNRYQYEEIGVNSRLDAIQAVILQIKLRYLEQWNQQRQAIAAYYQQFLSQIPGIITPQALSGGVSVWNQYTIRVLGAGSNGNTATQRDSVRNQLQEKGIGSMVYYPYPLHLQPAYQHLGYQPGQFPVAEQICHEVLSLPMFPELTTQQQDQVIYALKDILS from the coding sequence ATGATCCAAAGTATAAATTCTGTCCCTGCTTTTGATATCAAGCAGCAGTACACTACCCTAGAGGCTGAAGTTAGTGCTGCCGTTGTAGAGGTTTTAGCATCCGGCCGCTACATTGGCGGCCCTCTAGTAGAAAGTTTTGAACAGCATTTTGCTAGTTATCACGATGTAAGTGATTGTGTCGCCTGTAACTCTGGTACTGATGCGTTATATTTAGCACTACGTGCTTTGGGAATTAGTGCGGGTGATGAAGTAATTACCACCCCTTTTACATTCGTCGCTACAGTAGAAGTAATTATTGCTGTTGGTGCAAAGCCAGTATTTGTAGATATAGATGCGACAACATTTAACTTAGATGTACAGCAAGTAGCAGCAGCTATCACACCCCAAACCAAAGCGATTATCCCAGTGCATCTATTTGGACAGCCTGTGGATATGACAGCGTTGATGGCGATCGCACAATCTCATCATATTGCTGTAATTGAAGATTGCGCTCAATCTACAGGCGCGATGTGGGATGGGAAAAAAGTCGGCAGTATAGGTAATTTTGGTTGCTTTAGTTTTTACCCTACCAAAAACTTAGGGGCTTGCGGCGATGGTGGCGCAGTTACCACCAATGATCCAGAGTTGGCGGCTAAGGTAAGGATTATTAAAGAGCATGGGCAAAAAAATCGCTATCAATATGAAGAAATCGGCGTAAATAGTCGTTTAGATGCCATACAAGCGGTAATATTGCAGATTAAACTGCGTTATTTGGAGCAGTGGAATCAACAACGTCAGGCGATCGCAGCTTATTATCAACAATTTCTCAGTCAAATTCCTGGCATCATCACACCACAAGCATTAAGTGGCGGTGTGAGCGTATGGAATCAATATACTATTCGTGTATTGGGGGCAGGAAGTAACGGCAATACCGCCACACAGCGTGACTCAGTACGCAACCAACTCCAAGAAAAAGGCATAGGTTCAATGGTTTATTATCCCTATCCTTTACATCTGCAACCAGCCTATCAACACCTTGGTTATCAGCCAGGACAATTCCCAGTAGCCGAGCAAATTTGCCATGAGGTATTATCTTTACCCATGTTTCCCGAACTGACAACTCAGCAGCAAGACCAAGTAATTTATGCTTTGAAAGATATTTTATCTTAG
- a CDS encoding DUF561 domain-containing protein — protein MAMPSTLQSAFTNRRVLKVISGLHNFDADRVAAVVKAAELGGATFVDIAADPVLVQLAKKLINLPVCVSAVEPEKFVSAVAAGADLIEIGNFDSFYAQGRRFEAEEVLALTHQTRALLPEITLSVTVPHILELDQQVQLAEELVKAGADIIQTEGGTSSQPSHSGSLGLIEKAAPTLAAAYEISRAVSVPVLCASGISNVTAPLAIAAGAAGVGVGSAINQLNSEVAMIAAVRGLVEALANTRVLSA, from the coding sequence CAACTTTGACGCTGATCGTGTCGCAGCAGTTGTGAAAGCAGCTGAACTTGGTGGTGCAACTTTTGTAGATATTGCTGCTGATCCTGTTTTAGTACAGTTAGCCAAAAAATTAATTAACTTACCTGTTTGTGTTTCCGCCGTAGAACCAGAAAAATTTGTCTCAGCCGTCGCTGCGGGTGCAGATTTAATTGAAATCGGGAATTTTGATAGTTTTTACGCTCAAGGACGCAGATTTGAGGCGGAAGAAGTATTAGCACTCACACATCAAACCCGTGCTTTATTGCCAGAAATTACCCTATCTGTCACCGTTCCCCATATTTTAGAACTGGATCAACAAGTACAACTAGCTGAAGAATTAGTCAAAGCTGGTGCAGATATCATCCAAACTGAAGGCGGTACTAGCAGCCAGCCATCTCACTCTGGAAGCTTGGGATTAATTGAAAAAGCTGCACCTACCTTAGCCGCAGCCTATGAAATTTCTCGTGCTGTGTCAGTACCAGTATTGTGTGCTTCCGGTATTTCTAACGTTACTGCACCGCTAGCCATAGCAGCTGGTGCGGCTGGTGTTGGTGTTGGTTCTGCAATTAACCAACTCAATAGCGAAGTAGCGATGATTGCTGCTGTGCGCGGTTTAGTCGAAGCTTTAGCGAATACGAGAGTGCTGAGTGCGTAG